ATTCCGTTACTCGTAGAGTATTTCCTGGATAAGATTTGCTCGGAGCAAGGAATCAGCACTAAAAAAATTGAACCAAAAGCAGTAGATTTATTGGTTGAAAAAGAATGGACAGGTAATATTAGAGAATTGCGAAACGTGGTGGAACGACTTGTCATTTTATCCGATCAAACCATCACCGCACAAAATGTGAAGCAATATGTCTAATTCAGAGAACACACTAGAATTTAAAGGGGTTACTTACATTAACCATGAATTACATGACACAGAACTATTTGATCTTTTACCGAGTGATTTAAAATCCTTTTACAAAGAGATCAATGGACTGGTCGCGTACAATGGTGGATTTCAAATCCGTGGATGTGGAACCGGACCAAGTTGGAATTCTTTAGAAGATGTTTGGAAAGGTAAAGACGCTTTACATCATACCTATAAAAACCTCCAACCTACCGATATTCCATTTGCGCAAGATTGTTTGGGTGATCAATACATTTATAGATCGGGTTCGATTTGGCAGTTGCTCACCGAAACCGGTGATTTGGATGATCTGGAATTAGACTTTGATGAATTCATAGATGAAGTGATTGAAGACCCGGTTGAGTTTTTAGCATTATATCCGTTAATTGAATTCATTGAATCAGGAAATGAATTACAGCCAGGGGAATTATTGGTGCCTAATATTCCTTTTTCAGTAGAAACCGAAGAAGAATACACTTTTACCAAAGCTCGGGTCAATGACCGATTAAAAAGTTTGAAAGAGTTTTATTCTAAAAATAAATAAGGGGCTTGTTCCCCTTATTTTTATTTCCAATACTCATTTCCTTTAAAAATATAGCCAACCCGCCCATCTTCTAAAATAACATAAGGAAAACGTGGATAATCAAAATACAATTCATCATACTTTGGTAGAGCCAATAACCTACCTAATCTATCAACTGCGCCAATCTTACCATTCTTGTATACTTGAATTACATTAGAGTTTAGCAATTGGATGGAGTCTAATTCTGGTGGAAATATCATATTTCCATAATTATTAAACACCCCCAGTTTTCCTTCTTCGTTATATACTATAATAGCATAAGTATTCTTAAATAATTCTGCTTTGTTATAAATAGGCTCAATTAACGTATCACCATATTCATCTAGAACCCCCATCTTATCTCCCTCACTAATTATTTTTTTCTGCCAATCTCTATTAGAATACTCAGATACTTTTCTTCTTTTAAAATCAGGGTTATTTTCAGCATCCACCCAAAAAGTATCTCCCGAAAGCACCACCATAAAAGTATCAAAATGAGATTTTATAAAATCATACTGAGGTTCAATAATTATATTTTCTCTCCGATCTATCACTCCATATTTTCCATTAACTTTAACAGCTGCATATATATATGAAAATGCCAACGCATCTTCATATGAATGAGTACTCCAACGTTGCCCCATTTCATTCACATAGTACCACTCATCTCCATCTTGAACAGGAATCAACTCCCATCCCCAGTTTTGCGCATTCGCATTCATATAAAAACACAACATACACCAAACCAATATGCTTCCGAACAACTTCATTTTTTCAAAAAACATTTACAATCACTCCAATATTCCTTCCCTTTATAAATATATCCTTTACGACCTTTTTCATTTATGGTATAAGGCATATTAAAATAATCAAAATGTAGGTTATCATATTTTTGACGAACTATTAACCTTCCCAATCGGTTAACCGCTCCATACTTTCCTTCTTTACCGACTTTGATCACATACTCACTTACTATTTCAATAGAATCCTGTTCCGCAGGAAATATCATTTTTCCATAGTTATTATAAATCCCTATTTTTCCTTCTTCGGTATAAACAATAATGGCTTCAGTACTATACGGTATTTCTATTTTCTTGTATATAGGAGGAACAAGTGTATCTCTATACTCATCCAGCACCCCCATTTTATTGTCTTTTTTAAAGATCTCTTTCATAGTACTAGGCATAAAATCTCTTGTTCCACACCCCACTCGATTATCTCGGGTGTTATCTCTATTTACTCTGAAAGTATTACCATCTAAAACTACTGTCAAAACACCAAAACGAGTTGTTGCATAATCATACTGTGGTTCAATTATGATTTTTTGATTTTGATCTATAAACCCATATTTACCATTGATCATAATCGCAGCATAAAGCCTTGTAAATGGTTCTGCAAAATCGTAAACCTGATCACCTACTCGTTCTCCTTTTTCATTTACATAATACCATTGTTTACAATCCCGAAATGGGATCAATATGGGGTCATCAGTTTGTGCCCAAAGACCAAATGAAGTACTCCAAAAAATCAATATCAATATATATTTAATCATCTACTACAATTTAACCCATTTAAGAGTTTGCTTTTGGTTATTGATCCATAAATCCACCAAATATACTCCTTTGGATATTTTTGATGTATTCCAGAACAATTCTTGTGTCCCTCGATCTAGTCTTTGCGTTGCACTTTGGTAGATTTGCTTTCCATCTATTGTATAAATCTCAAAATATACCTCCGAAGATTCCCGAATCGGGAACGAAATTGTTAATTGTTCTTTCACCGGATTTGGGTATAATACGGTTTCAGATAAAGCACCTTCCACCTCATTAATTTTTGTAGGCATATTACAATTGTTTAAAATCAAAGGTACCATGGCATCGATAGGAGCGCCACCTGAACAATCAGAAAACTGTAAGTTACTACTTTCCTGCACCACCGCCTTTGCTCCCGCAATATCATCCGGAGTTAAATTGATTTTTCGATCCCAATAATGAAACCCATAAGAACTGGTTTGTGTCCCCGACTTCATAATCTGCTCTTTTTGATTCACATGATTTAAAAGTAAAGCATGTCCAAACTCATGAAGCGCAATCGAATAAAAATCATATAATATCGGAGGTTGCGCCTGTAACCGGGTCTCATCATACCAAAAATTGTTTGTATAAATTGAAGTATTCGAAAAAAGCATATCCATTTCATAGGTATATTCAATGGGTAAATTCGTGGACCAATGGGTACAACTGGTGGTCCATAAATATGTAAATGCTAAAGAACTCGCAATTCCTGAACTCACAGGGGCACCCAATTGAATCATCGATATATTGTCTTGTACTTGTTTTGCCTGATTCGGTTGTAATAAAGTGTTGGATAACCCAAACCTCACCTCGGTCGCACAAATCCATCCATTCATCGCTTCTTCTATACAAGGTTTAACTTTTGTGTTTAACGCTACCAAATTCGGGTCTAAATAAAACTCTATCCCCGGATAGGAATTTACCCCATTGGCATCCGCAACTTGATTTGGACCGGTTAAATATAATTTACTTTTAAACGGTTTTGGTAATACATTCCTACTTATATTTCTTCGGGAATATCCCACGATTAATTTATCATGAGAAACCACTTCATTGGACACCGTATTAGGAGTAGGCTTCGTAATCACTTTGACTTTTCCACTCCCAGGAACTTTTAGCTGATTTGTACTGGTGTAATTAAATGGAATAGTTGATGGAACTCGAAACTTTATTTGATTATCACTCCAGGATATAATATCATAATCGGTATCTAATGATACCCATATAAGCGTGGTATCCAAATGATCGGTATTTCTCATCTTGATGCTTCCTTTTTGACTTCCAAAAAAATGCCCATTAATCGTTACGACATCACCATTGATTACCGCAGGAGCAGCATATGTTCCTGTAATATCCGCATTTCCGGCATTGACCTTAGTTGGATTCATTGATACTATACTCGTTTCACACATTGGGTCATTTACATCATCCGAGGCATCAATTTGCGCAAAACGTTTATAATCTGACCACTTAAACGGATAGTTCGGAGGCATTTTCGAAACATATCCGGATAAATCTCTCATATTCGTAGTATTGGTAAAAATCAATTCAGGCAATTCATTACAGTTTTGAATCTCTATTTCCACGATAAACAATTGTACCGGAGTATATTGTAACATTTCTATTGGCTCCTTGGTATCATCATTTGTATGAGATCCAAAACCAATTACCCCATACCCTGAATTGCTAGATGGTAAGTCAATCGCTGGTGGTAATATATATCTTGGTTGACCTGCATAATTGCCATATAAAAATCCTCCTTTAAATACTTTCACCCGATTTAAGCCTACAGGTGTTGGACCAAAAGCCAATTCACTAAATTGTAATTCAACATTAGATGAAGTCAAGTACATTCCCTGCTTATCGGTTTGAGCCCAGATTTCCACAATAAATTTAGCCACACCTCCAACCTGAATAGAACGTGCATTTTTCATTAAATAGGTAATCTTGCCAAAAGGTGCAGAACTCTGCGCTACTTGATACATGCTTTGTTGTATAGCTATCATATCATTATATTTTTGGTCTAATAGATTAGGATCATCATAAAACCCTAAACAATCGGATATATAAGTAGGATCGATCAGCTCATATAATTCTTCTACACATTCAAATTTAATGGAGCCGTAGGTGGCCGATATGATATAATCTTCTCGATTGTAATCCATATACAATCCATCAAACAATTCAAACTGAAAGGCCAAAGGAGTAGTCGATATTGGATTAATGGGTACAACCGCACTCTTACACATAAACATTCCCCGTTGACCGGGTACAAAGCTGATGTTATGGGTAATCGATAACGAAGTATCACCTACAGTTCCCCCATGGGTAATCACTTCCACCAATTGTTCTTTCCCAAAAACAGTTACTTCATTTTGGGTGTTTTTCCATACGTTGATCACTCGAACCTGATTGGCGGTATAGATATAATTATGTTCAGGATTCCAATACGATTGTGTAGAGATGACTTCTCCTTCAAAAATAAATCCGGCATGGAGAATTCCATTTTGGATGATCCCCTGCAAAACGACCGGATCGGTAACCATCGAAGCGGACAAATGAAGGCTAAGTATAAAACTTAAACAAAACAGGTAAATTCTTTTCATGGTATTTTAAGTTTAAATGGATTAATACTCAACAGATTATTATCTATTGAGTTGTAACTTTTAATATATGTACCCTGTCCAAATAATAGACCTTGAGTACATACATCTGCTTGGGGTAATCCATAAGATTAATAATAGAATGGTTTTCTTGTTTTAAAATTCGGGTTCCATTTAGGGTATAAATCTCAATGGTGTAGTTATTTTGAAAATCCGGTAACACCAGTTGAAACCTTCCTAGAGATGGGTTTGGATATACCTTAACATCTAAATTCTGATCTATTTTATTTACAGATGTTAATTGATCTCGTATGCAACGTACACTTTGTCCATATTGCATGAATACCGGAATAAACGTTACTCCCCCATCATTAGGATATATATATTGGCTAAATGCCTTTTGTCCCAGATATTCCGGATCTTCGGTACTCGTCCAAAAATACGCTGCCCCTCCTACAGGATTAAATTCACCAGGATATGAATTAGTAGGCCCTGCCCTAAACCCTCCCGGCAAAGCCGTAAACCCACTACTATTGGTTGCCGTTCCATTGGCCCAAATCCAATGCGCATTTCCAGTTTCATTTAACTTTCCTTCTACCGGAGCCAAGAAATCGGTTAATTGAATCCAGTCTTCTTTGGTGGGTACATGCCAATTGACCGGGCATATATTTCTGGTATCAGCTACTGCAAACCAATTATACAATCTTCCATAATCAGCAACCAGAGAAGTATCATTTGAAGAGTTACAATAAGCAGGTGTGCTTAGACTTTGCCAGATAAAATCATTTTCTTCAGTAGGAATACTATCTCCGTTTGAAAATCTTGTTGCTTTTAGGTTCTCTTTCAACCATACCTGATGTCCGATTATAATAGGAGTATAAACATTACCATCAATATCTACTACGCTTTGAGATTTAATATTAGGGCTTAATAATAAGGTACATATGGAAAGGATAAATAGGCGCATGCCCAAAGGTAGTAAAATAACTTCAACAAGTAAAGGAAATGTATGTTTCTTTTATTTGTTGAAGTATTTAAAATCTATACTGTCTGTACAATAGCTCTTGCTCCTAACAATGCTTCTTCAATTCCATCCGCATTTTTACCACCAGCAGTAGCAAAGAACGGTTGTCCACCACCTCCGCCACTGATCTTCTTAGCCAATTCTCTTACGATATTCCCGGCATGTAGCTCTTTAGATTTTACAACACTATCAGAAATTCCAATCGTTAATGTAGCCTTGTTATCTGATTTTGTTGCAATCACTACAAATGCATTTTCTACTTCATTTCGAATTTCATGGACCATCTTTTTTACGTCATCCGTATTGATGTCCAACTCGCGCGCATGGAAGTTAATTCCATTAATGGATTCAAGCTCATCTTTAATATGCTGTTTGAAATTCTTTGCACGTTCTGTACGGAAAGCATTCATTTCCTTTTCCAGATTACTATTGGATGATAGCAAATCAGAAATCGACTTCTTAATGTCTTTCGGATTTCTCAACGAAGCCCTTA
This genomic interval from bacterium SCSIO 12643 contains the following:
- a CDS encoding WG repeat-containing protein, whose product is MKLFGSILVWCMLCFYMNANAQNWGWELIPVQDGDEWYYVNEMGQRWSTHSYEDALAFSYIYAAVKVNGKYGVIDRRENIIIEPQYDFIKSHFDTFMVVLSGDTFWVDAENNPDFKRRKVSEYSNRDWQKKIISEGDKMGVLDEYGDTLIEPIYNKAELFKNTYAIIVYNEEGKLGVFNNYGNMIFPPELDSIQLLNSNVIQVYKNGKIGAVDRLGRLLALPKYDELYFDYPRFPYVILEDGRVGYIFKGNEYWK
- a CDS encoding WG repeat-containing protein, with the protein product MIKYILILIFWSTSFGLWAQTDDPILIPFRDCKQWYYVNEKGERVGDQVYDFAEPFTRLYAAIMINGKYGFIDQNQKIIIEPQYDYATTRFGVLTVVLDGNTFRVNRDNTRDNRVGCGTRDFMPSTMKEIFKKDNKMGVLDEYRDTLVPPIYKKIEIPYSTEAIIVYTEEGKIGIYNNYGKMIFPAEQDSIEIVSEYVIKVGKEGKYGAVNRLGRLIVRQKYDNLHFDYFNMPYTINEKGRKGYIYKGKEYWSDCKCFLKK
- a CDS encoding T9SS type A sorting domain-containing protein, with protein sequence MKRIYLFCLSFILSLHLSASMVTDPVVLQGIIQNGILHAGFIFEGEVISTQSYWNPEHNYIYTANQVRVINVWKNTQNEVTVFGKEQLVEVITHGGTVGDTSLSITHNISFVPGQRGMFMCKSAVVPINPISTTPLAFQFELFDGLYMDYNREDYIISATYGSIKFECVEELYELIDPTYISDCLGFYDDPNLLDQKYNDMIAIQQSMYQVAQSSAPFGKITYLMKNARSIQVGGVAKFIVEIWAQTDKQGMYLTSSNVELQFSELAFGPTPVGLNRVKVFKGGFLYGNYAGQPRYILPPAIDLPSSNSGYGVIGFGSHTNDDTKEPIEMLQYTPVQLFIVEIEIQNCNELPELIFTNTTNMRDLSGYVSKMPPNYPFKWSDYKRFAQIDASDDVNDPMCETSIVSMNPTKVNAGNADITGTYAAPAVINGDVVTINGHFFGSQKGSIKMRNTDHLDTTLIWVSLDTDYDIISWSDNQIKFRVPSTIPFNYTSTNQLKVPGSGKVKVITKPTPNTVSNEVVSHDKLIVGYSRRNISRNVLPKPFKSKLYLTGPNQVADANGVNSYPGIEFYLDPNLVALNTKVKPCIEEAMNGWICATEVRFGLSNTLLQPNQAKQVQDNISMIQLGAPVSSGIASSLAFTYLWTTSCTHWSTNLPIEYTYEMDMLFSNTSIYTNNFWYDETRLQAQPPILYDFYSIALHEFGHALLLNHVNQKEQIMKSGTQTSSYGFHYWDRKINLTPDDIAGAKAVVQESSNLQFSDCSGGAPIDAMVPLILNNCNMPTKINEVEGALSETVLYPNPVKEQLTISFPIRESSEVYFEIYTIDGKQIYQSATQRLDRGTQELFWNTSKISKGVYLVDLWINNQKQTLKWVKL
- a CDS encoding T9SS type A sorting domain-containing protein, producing MRLFILSICTLLLSPNIKSQSVVDIDGNVYTPIIIGHQVWLKENLKATRFSNGDSIPTEENDFIWQSLSTPAYCNSSNDTSLVADYGRLYNWFAVADTRNICPVNWHVPTKEDWIQLTDFLAPVEGKLNETGNAHWIWANGTATNSSGFTALPGGFRAGPTNSYPGEFNPVGGAAYFWTSTEDPEYLGQKAFSQYIYPNDGGVTFIPVFMQYGQSVRCIRDQLTSVNKIDQNLDVKVYPNPSLGRFQLVLPDFQNNYTIEIYTLNGTRILKQENHSIINLMDYPKQMYVLKVYYLDRVHILKVTTQ